A stretch of Cicer arietinum cultivar CDC Frontier isolate Library 1 chromosome 5, Cicar.CDCFrontier_v2.0, whole genome shotgun sequence DNA encodes these proteins:
- the LOC140920305 gene encoding uncharacterized protein: MDLDLALRIDRPSTPKDSSSSEEKLEYEKWDRSNRISLMIIKRGIPEVFRGAVSDEIDTAKKFLAEMEKRFVKSDKAETSSLLQNLISMKYQGKGNIREHIMMMSNIASKLKGLKLELSDDLLIHLVLLSLPSQFSQFKVTYNCQKEKWTLNELISLCVQEEDRLKQDRTESAHFTSISKDKGKRKRIEEPKNKAAAKGPEQKKQTTDNNCFFCRSSGHVKKDCAKYHAWRVKKGLPELPKA; this comes from the exons atggatctagaccttgcattaagaattgatcgaccctctactcctaaggactctagttcttctgaagaaaaattagagtatgagaaatgggatcgctcaaatcgcataagtcttatgatcataaagcGTGGGATTCCTGAAGTCTTTAGAGGTGCTGTCTCGGATGAGATAGATACAGCTAAAAAATTCCTtgctgagatggaaaaacgctttgtaaaaagtgataaggctgaaacaagttctttgcttcagaatttaatttccatgaagtatcaaggcaagggaaatataagagagcacattatgatgatgtccaacattgcttctaagcttaaaggtctaaagcttgagttgtcagatgacttactcattcatttagtattgctgtctcttccttcgcaattcagtcagtttaaggtgacttataattgtcaaaaggagaaatggactcttaatgagctcatttcattatgtgtgcaagaagaggacaggctgaagcaagataggactgaaagtgctcactttactagcatctctaaagacaagggcaaaaggaaaagaattgaggagcccaagaacaaagctgctgctaagggtccagaacaaaagaagcagactacggataacaactgcttcttctgcaggagttctggacacgtgaagaaggattgtgccaaatatcacgcttggcgtgttaagaaag ggttgcctgaacttccgaaagcctag